A genomic stretch from Malus domestica chromosome 15, GDT2T_hap1 includes:
- the LOC103404294 gene encoding heptahelical transmembrane protein 4-like, with translation MGSEVEIFEDPKLAPEAMENNRASSSKEGKGKRLWKKVKYQLIEYHSLPNYLRDNEFILGHYRSEWPLKQVLLSMFTIHNETLNVWTHLIGFFLFLSLTIYTAIKVPEVVDLHALQHFPDVLKKADLHKLSEEFMTCLPSLPNMPDLNRLREELKTSLTSMDLLPSLSGWHVMELLNNCLPQRFSHGNQTDVCVLRSMKEDVANIIAPLMIRPITRWPFFAFLGGAMFCLLTSSACHLLSCHSERMSYIMLRMDYAGIAALISTSFYPLVYYTFMCDPFFCALYMGFITLLGIATVLVSLVPVFQNPEYRIVRVSLFLGMGLSGILPVMHKLILFSDQPEALHTTGYEILMGLLYGVGALVYATRIPERWMPGKFDIAGHSHQLFHVLVVAGAYTHYRAGLVYLKWRDLAGC, from the exons ATGGGGAGCGAAGTCGAAATTTTTGAAGATCCAAAACTTGCACCTGAGGCAATGGAGAACAATCGGGCATCTTCTTCAAAGGAAGGCAAAGGAAAGCGGCTGTGGAAGAAGGTGAAGTATCAGCTGATTGAGTACCACAGTTTGCCGAACTACTTGAGGGACAATGAGTTCATTTTGGGCCATTACCGGTCCGAATGGCCATTGAAGCAGGTCTTGCTTAGTATGTTTACCATCCACAACGAGACGCTAAATGTTTGGAC GCATTTGATcggattcttcctttttctttccctGACCATATACACTGCGATTAAGGTTCCAGAGGTCGTTGATCTTCATGCTCTACAGCATTTTCCTGATGTGCTCAAAAAGGCTGATCTGCACAAATTAAGTGAAGAATTCATGACATGCCTCCCTTCCCTACCCAACATGCCAGATCTAAACAGACTTAGAGAAGAGTTAAAGACATCATTAACTTCAATGGATCTGCTGCCATCACTCTCTGGTTGGCATGTTATGGAACTTCTGAATAATTGTTTGCCGCAACGATTCTCCCATGGCAACCAAACCGATGTCTGTGTTCTG CGTAGCATGAAGGAGGATGTAGCAAACATAATAGCACCACTGATGATTAGACCAATCACAAGATGGCCGTTTTTTGCGTTCTTGGGGGGAGCCATGTTTTGCTTACTGACCAGCAGCGCATGCCATCTTCTCTCTTGCCACTCTGAACGCATGTCATATATCATGCTCAGGATGGACTATGCTGGAATTGCAGCCCTTATATCTACTTCCTTCTACCCTCTCGTCTACTACACCTTCATGTGCGACCCTTTCTTCTGCGCCCTCTACATGGGATTCATAACCCTCTTGGGAATTGCCACAGTCTTGGTTTCCCTCGTCCCAGTCTTTCAAAATCCCGAATACCGAATTGTCCGTGTATCTCTTTTTCTTGGCATGGGCCTGTCCGGGATTTTACCTGTTATGCACAAACTCATCTTGTTTTCTGATCAACCTGAGGCACTCCATACAACTGGATATGAGATTCTGATGGGGCTTCTTTACGGGGTTGGAGCCCTGGTGTATGCCACGAGGATTCCAGAAAGATGGATGCCAGGGAAATTCGACATAGCAGGGCACAGCCACCAGCTGTTTCACGTATTGGTGGTGGCAGGCGCATACACCCATTACCGTGCAGGGCTCGTTTACCTCAAGTGGCGCGACTTAGCGGGTTGCTGA
- the LOC103425810 gene encoding galactomannan galactosyltransferase 1, whose amino-acid sequence MAHCSIFGSTKPIMHSTLPRLNPSANKSTIEAVTLIQWLQNDTVKNPTLSHFPFPILSSELPPMSKPYARTRPSSWVADSLLFFGGAFLALLLLLTLWTFVSPSSIPNFSRTVTPPPTAAEPDQCADDDNLRRDPTNQTFYDDREVRYTLGQPVQDWDEKRRQWLLHHPSLAAGAEGRILMVTGSQPSACRNPIGDHLLLRFFKNKVDYCRIHGHEIFYNNALLHPRMGRYWAKLPVIRAAMVAHPEAEWIWWVDSDALFTDMEFKLPLDRYKNHNFVVHGWTHLVMETHSWTGLNAGVFLIRNSQWAMDFLEVWASMGPQTPDYEKWGETLRSTFKDKAFPESDDQTGLAYLIYKERDKWADKIYLESEYYFEGYWAEIVGTLDKIEARYAEIERGEEDSAMRLRRRHAEKVSEQYGVFREEYLREAGYGKGSWRRPFVTHFTGCQPCSGAHNEMYSGESCWDGMRKALNFADNQVLRKYGYVHPSTEDRAATPVPFDYPAEF is encoded by the coding sequence ATGGCGCACTGTAGCATCTTTGGCTCCACTAAACCGATTATGCACTCTACACTCCCCCGCTTAAACCCTTCTGCTAACAAGTCCACAATAGAAGCTGTAACCCTTATTCAGTGGCTGCAAAACGACACCGTTAAGAACCCAACCCTGTCGCATTTTCCATTTCCAATACTCTCTTCTGAGCTTCCTCCAATGTCGAAACCCTATGCCAGAACCAGGCCTTCTTCCTGGGTCGCCGACAGCCTGCTCTTCTTCGGCGGCGCATTTCTCgctcttctcctcctcctcactCTCTGGACCTTCGTAAGCCCTTCTTCCATCCCCAATTTCAGTCGGACGGTAACTCCGCCGCCGACCGCCGCCGAACCTGATCAATGCGCCGACGACGATAACCTGCGCCGGGACCCGACGAACCAGACCTTCTACGACGACCGGGAGGTCCGGTACACGCTCGGGCAGCCGGTTCAGGACTGGGACGAGAAGCGGCGGCAGTGGCTGCTGCACCACCCGTCGTTGGCGGCGGGAGCCGAGGGAAGGATTCTGATGGTGACGGGATCCCAGCCTTCCGCTTGTCGAAATCCTATCGGCGATCACCTGCTATTGAGATTCTTCAAGAACAAGGTGGATTACTGTAGAATCCACGGGCACGAAATCTTCTACAACAATGCGTTGCTGCACCCGCGGATGGGGAGATACTGGGCCAAGCTCCCCGTAATCCGGGCCGCCATGGTGGCCCACCCGGAGGCCGAGTGGATCTGGTGGGTCGACTCGGACGCGTTGTTCACCGACATGGAGTTCAAGCTCCCGCTGGACCGATACAAGAACCACAACTTCGTCGTCCACGGGTGGACCCACCTCGTCATGGAGACGCACAGCTGGACCGGGCTCAACGCCGGCGTGTTCCTAATCCGGAACTCCCAGTGGGCCATGGACTTTCTCGAGGTGTGGGCCAGCATGGGCCCGCAGACTCCGGACTACGAGAAATGGGGGGAGACCCTCCGGTCAACGTTCAAGGACAAGGCGTTCCCGGAGTCGGACGATCAGACGGGTCTCGCTTACTTGATATACAAAGAGAGGGACAAATGGGCGGACAAGATTTATCTGGAGAGCGAGTACTATTTCGAAGGGTACTGGGCGGAGATCGTGGGGACGCTGGATAAGATCGAGGCCAGGTACGCGGAGATAGAGAGAGGGGAGGAGGACAGTGCGATGCGTTTAAGGAGGCGGCACGCGGAAAAGGTGAGCGAGCAGTACGGTGTGTTTAGGGAGGAGTACTTGCGTGAGGCCGGGTATGGTAAGGGAAGCTGGAGGAGGCCGTTCGTCACGCACTTTACCGGATGCCAGCCTTGCAGCGGGGCCCACAATGAAATGTACTCCGGGGAGTCGTGCTGGGACGGGATGCGGAAGGCGCTGAATTTCGCGGATAACCAGGTGCTCCGTAAATATGGGTACGTGCACCCGAGCACAGAGGATCGTGCGGCCACTCCGGTGCCGTTTGATTACCCGGCCGAGTTTTGA